From Chryseobacterium sp. H1D6B, a single genomic window includes:
- a CDS encoding multicopper oxidase domain-containing protein — protein MKKLIMFLMLLFSVFNFAQTTKTYFTCPMDKEVVSSKPGDCPKCGMSLVKKTVVIQPKAAVKPQVKSLPKTEIKAVETKKALKKESKSINKPKAKVNIKTPAKEVQQKDRAVTVKTESQSQFKESYTCPMHPEVISDQPGKCPKCGMTLELKEEKNAAAETKGNSERLKRNSENGKVTFGGKTVRYDLYVKDTIVNFTGRNRRAIAVNGKLQAPTLYFTEGDTAEIYLHNMMKENTGFHWHGVILPNEHDGVPYLTTKPVVPGETHLYKFKISQNGTYWYHSHEGLQEQIGMNGILVFKKREGEPKTEYTKEIPVLLGDWSDEDPMQIARKLHMANTDWYAIKKNAVQSYWEAIQSGNFGTKVLNEWKRMEAMDVSDVYYDKFLINGQPSSEYAELKTGDKVRLRVANGGSSTYFWLNYGGGKIKVVGNDGNDVVPVEVDRLIVGVSETYDIEVTIPENKSFEFRATSEDRVGHASLWLGSGDKVEAPNLPRLKLFEGMKMMNGMMEMSGNMKPMNMTMGSQMMDMNEVMYPELSESQRKATMKHMNEMMGVKSKESEKEEDHSQHSGMEMKEEKPIKRLSYNMLKSPEKTILPTENVREMKFTLEGNMNHYLWTLDNKTVTETDKILVKKGEILRITLYNNSMMRHPMHLHGHDFRLINSKGEYSPLKNVVDIMPMETDVIEFAANQDGDWFFHCHILYHMMAGMGRVFSYEDSKPNPQLPNRKLAWKDFMKDNKMISSMAMLDVASNKIHAETMTMFGPRWANLNEFHSNWNFDHFDGNFKVGRFLGKFQWALPYAGFRIQKSHEIMERQMAEETGMDFHGKKTWFGQNQASKNRASFIVGMQYLLPMLVTADASVDQNGKVLLELSREDIPISRRIRGNVSLNSDGEFKTGLRYIVQKWFSVSGNYDNEMGWGGGITFTY, from the coding sequence ATGAAAAAACTAATAATGTTTCTGATGCTTTTGTTCTCTGTTTTCAATTTTGCACAAACAACAAAGACTTATTTTACGTGTCCGATGGATAAAGAAGTGGTTTCTTCAAAACCGGGAGACTGTCCGAAATGCGGAATGTCTTTAGTGAAAAAAACTGTTGTTATACAGCCTAAAGCTGCAGTTAAACCACAAGTTAAGTCCCTGCCTAAAACAGAAATAAAAGCTGTAGAAACTAAAAAAGCTTTAAAGAAAGAGTCTAAATCCATTAATAAACCTAAAGCTAAAGTAAATATAAAAACTCCAGCTAAAGAAGTTCAACAAAAGGATAGAGCCGTTACTGTTAAAACTGAATCTCAATCTCAGTTTAAAGAAAGTTATACCTGTCCGATGCATCCAGAGGTTATTTCTGATCAGCCGGGAAAATGCCCAAAATGCGGAATGACTCTGGAATTGAAAGAAGAAAAAAACGCAGCAGCAGAAACTAAGGGTAATTCAGAAAGACTAAAAAGAAATTCTGAAAACGGGAAAGTAACTTTCGGTGGAAAAACAGTCCGTTATGATTTATATGTAAAAGATACGATCGTTAATTTTACAGGAAGAAACAGAAGAGCTATTGCCGTAAACGGTAAATTACAGGCACCGACCTTATATTTTACAGAAGGAGATACCGCTGAAATTTATCTTCACAATATGATGAAGGAAAATACAGGATTTCACTGGCACGGCGTTATTCTGCCCAATGAACATGACGGTGTTCCATATCTTACGACAAAGCCTGTAGTGCCTGGCGAGACCCATTTGTATAAATTTAAAATCTCACAGAACGGAACCTATTGGTATCATTCTCACGAAGGGCTTCAGGAACAGATCGGAATGAATGGTATTTTGGTTTTTAAAAAAAGAGAAGGCGAGCCTAAAACTGAATATACTAAAGAAATCCCGGTGCTTTTAGGAGACTGGAGTGATGAAGATCCAATGCAGATCGCAAGAAAACTTCATATGGCGAATACAGACTGGTATGCCATCAAGAAAAATGCAGTGCAGAGTTATTGGGAAGCCATACAATCTGGAAACTTCGGAACCAAGGTGTTGAATGAGTGGAAAAGAATGGAAGCCATGGACGTAAGTGATGTTTATTATGATAAATTTCTCATCAACGGACAGCCGAGTTCCGAATATGCTGAGCTGAAAACCGGAGATAAAGTAAGACTGCGTGTAGCGAACGGAGGTTCTTCCACCTATTTCTGGCTGAATTATGGAGGCGGAAAAATAAAAGTAGTCGGAAATGATGGGAATGATGTCGTTCCTGTAGAAGTAGACCGTTTGATCGTTGGGGTTTCAGAAACTTATGATATTGAAGTCACTATCCCGGAGAATAAAAGCTTTGAATTCAGAGCGACTTCCGAGGACAGAGTAGGCCACGCTTCACTCTGGCTTGGTTCAGGAGATAAAGTGGAAGCTCCAAATCTGCCCCGTTTAAAACTTTTTGAAGGAATGAAAATGATGAACGGAATGATGGAAATGAGCGGGAATATGAAGCCTATGAACATGACGATGGGAAGCCAGATGATGGATATGAATGAAGTAATGTATCCTGAACTTTCTGAAAGCCAGCGGAAAGCGACGATGAAGCATATGAATGAAATGATGGGCGTAAAATCCAAAGAATCTGAAAAAGAAGAAGATCATTCACAGCATTCAGGAATGGAAATGAAGGAAGAAAAGCCGATTAAAAGACTGTCTTATAACATGCTGAAATCTCCTGAAAAAACAATTCTTCCAACAGAAAATGTAAGAGAAATGAAGTTTACATTGGAAGGGAATATGAATCATTATCTATGGACACTGGACAACAAAACCGTTACAGAAACCGATAAGATCTTGGTGAAAAAAGGTGAGATTTTAAGAATTACACTGTATAATAATTCTATGATGCGCCACCCGATGCATCTTCACGGCCATGATTTCAGGCTGATTAATTCAAAAGGAGAATATTCGCCTTTAAAGAATGTAGTTGATATTATGCCGATGGAAACAGATGTGATTGAATTTGCAGCCAATCAGGACGGTGACTGGTTTTTCCACTGTCATATTTTATACCACATGATGGCAGGAATGGGAAGGGTTTTCAGTTATGAGGATTCAAAACCCAATCCGCAGCTTCCGAACAGAAAATTAGCTTGGAAAGATTTCATGAAAGATAATAAAATGATCAGTTCAATGGCAATGCTGGATGTGGCAAGCAATAAAATTCATGCAGAAACGATGACGATGTTCGGGCCGAGATGGGCTAACCTGAATGAGTTTCATTCTAATTGGAACTTCGATCATTTCGATGGAAATTTTAAAGTGGGACGATTTTTAGGGAAATTCCAGTGGGCTTTACCATATGCTGGATTCAGGATTCAGAAATCTCATGAGATCATGGAAAGACAGATGGCTGAGGAAACAGGAATGGATTTTCACGGTAAAAAAACATGGTTTGGACAAAATCAAGCTTCTAAAAACAGAGCTTCTTTTATAGTCGGTATGCAGTATCTTCTGCCGATGCTGGTTACAGCCGATGCAAGTGTAGACCAGAACGGAAAAGTCTTACTTGAATTAAGCAGAGAAGATATTCCGATCTCCAGAAGAATAAGAGGAAATGTAAGTCTCAATTCTGATGGGGAATTTAAAACCGGATTAAGATATATCGTTCAGAAATGGTTTTCAGTATCAGGAAATTATGACAATGAAATGGGCTGGGGAGGCGGTATTACTTTCACCTATTAA
- a CDS encoding DUF3347 domain-containing protein produces the protein MKKYIITAVFSLFSIISIAAQSKSDTQISKLYQNYISIKQALASDDADKTSKAASDFIKTASAVDYKVLSEGNLNILRKDATAISDARTITAQRESFLNLSENMIALTKQFKLSDKPIFIQYCPMADGSWMSNEKQIVNPYYGSSMLTCGSVKSEIK, from the coding sequence ATGAAAAAGTATATCATCACTGCAGTATTTTCTTTATTTTCAATTATTTCTATCGCTGCACAGTCTAAATCTGATACTCAAATCTCAAAATTATACCAAAATTATATCTCCATTAAACAGGCTTTAGCTTCAGATGATGCAGATAAAACATCAAAAGCAGCTTCGGATTTCATTAAAACCGCCTCAGCAGTAGATTATAAAGTGCTGTCTGAAGGAAATCTGAATATTCTGCGAAAAGATGCAACGGCTATTTCAGATGCCAGAACTATTACGGCTCAAAGAGAGTCTTTCTTAAATCTTTCAGAGAACATGATTGCTCTTACAAAGCAGTTTAAACTTTCAGACAAACCTATCTTCATTCAGTATTGTCCAATGGCAGATGGAAGCTGGATGAGCAACGAAAAGCAGATCGTAAATCCTTATTACGGAAGCTCAATGCTTACCTGCGGATCTGTGAAGTCAGAGATTAAATAA
- a CDS encoding TonB-dependent receptor plug domain-containing protein, translated as MKKLVLPLSLMVPMLVFSQSRKKDTAKVTDIEEVVFQKKVIGRTNDITNIKISAKDAQNVASISGGIEGIIKTLPSVNSNTELSSQYMVRGGNYDENLIYINDIEIYRPFLIRNSQQEGLSIINPDMVSTVNFSAGGFEPKYGDKMSSALNIYYREPEKFELSGEASLIGGRLTTGLASKNKKLTALFSGRYRNTNLVLNTLKEDTDFNPTYWDFQSYINYHISPKFSVSFIGYYSKNDYEMVPKSRSVDFGSLQRPINLTVNYAGQENDKYKNMMGTFSMNYKPSDKWKFTLDSFAYQNREKEYYSISSAYILQTFDPITGAPITSYDVGGQIEHARNDLFVRTYGTQFRTRFSPNVNTDIEVGFKFEKENLRDLTNEWKLVDSAGYSTPRPLDDPRFGDHSDLDLYYSISGNNHIEPTRLSAYAQYSQKFYWGTNKVFVNAGARVSHWSFNDETIFSPRFQFAVKPDWDTDMLFKLSGGVYYQSPFYKEIKDLDGNFNPNIKSQRSLQLILANDYEFFMDNRPFKLTTEAYYKKMDNLIPYYMDNVRIRYSGKNNASGYAYGLDARLFGEFVPGVDSWLSASYARVYENIDGQGDIPRPTDQRFRFAMFYQDYMPQFPSMRVNLTLTYAMGLPTGAPVFTNPYTYQKTLPSYKRVDIGLSKVFIDSKSKNKTYGFWGNFEELILGVQVFNAFNINNTVANQWITDSSTNLMYPVPVRLTGRFFNVKLEFKIK; from the coding sequence TTGAAAAAACTAGTTTTACCACTGAGCCTTATGGTTCCTATGTTAGTGTTCTCGCAGAGCAGAAAAAAGGATACGGCAAAAGTAACAGATATTGAGGAAGTCGTTTTCCAGAAAAAAGTTATAGGAAGAACAAACGACATCACCAATATTAAAATTTCAGCTAAAGATGCTCAGAATGTAGCCAGTATTTCGGGAGGTATTGAAGGAATTATTAAAACCTTACCATCCGTAAACTCCAATACAGAGCTTTCTTCCCAATATATGGTACGTGGCGGAAACTATGACGAAAATCTTATTTATATTAATGATATTGAGATCTACAGACCTTTCCTGATCAGAAATTCTCAGCAGGAAGGTTTAAGTATCATTAATCCCGATATGGTTTCTACAGTAAACTTCTCTGCAGGCGGTTTTGAACCGAAATACGGTGATAAAATGTCTTCTGCTTTAAATATCTACTATCGTGAACCGGAGAAATTTGAATTGTCGGGGGAAGCAAGTTTGATCGGGGGAAGATTAACAACCGGTTTAGCTTCAAAAAACAAGAAACTTACTGCATTATTTTCAGGAAGATATAGAAATACAAACCTTGTTCTTAATACCTTAAAAGAAGATACAGATTTTAATCCTACGTATTGGGATTTCCAGTCTTATATCAACTATCATATCAGTCCGAAATTTTCGGTTTCATTCATCGGTTATTATTCTAAAAATGACTACGAAATGGTTCCTAAATCTAGAAGTGTAGATTTTGGAAGTCTTCAGAGGCCTATCAATCTTACCGTTAATTACGCCGGACAAGAAAATGATAAATATAAAAATATGATGGGAACGTTCTCCATGAACTATAAACCATCGGATAAATGGAAATTTACTTTAGATAGTTTTGCTTATCAAAACCGTGAGAAAGAATACTATTCTATCTCTTCAGCTTATATTTTACAGACCTTTGATCCCATTACAGGAGCTCCTATCACTTCTTATGATGTGGGAGGCCAGATAGAACATGCAAGAAATGATCTATTCGTAAGAACATACGGAACACAGTTTAGGACCCGTTTTTCTCCTAATGTAAACACGGATATTGAGGTTGGATTCAAATTTGAAAAAGAAAATCTTAGAGATCTTACCAATGAATGGAAACTTGTCGATTCTGCAGGATACAGCACTCCAAGGCCTTTAGACGATCCCAGATTTGGAGATCATTCTGATTTAGATTTATATTACAGCATATCAGGGAACAATCATATAGAACCTACCAGATTATCGGCTTATGCACAGTATTCCCAGAAATTCTACTGGGGTACAAACAAAGTTTTTGTAAATGCCGGAGCGAGAGTTTCTCACTGGAGTTTTAATGACGAAACTATCTTTTCACCAAGATTTCAGTTTGCAGTTAAGCCCGACTGGGATACCGATATGTTGTTTAAACTTTCAGGAGGAGTTTACTATCAGTCGCCTTTCTATAAAGAAATTAAAGACCTGGACGGTAATTTTAATCCAAACATAAAATCACAGCGTTCTTTACAGCTTATTTTAGCGAACGATTATGAGTTTTTTATGGATAACAGACCGTTTAAACTGACTACAGAAGCTTATTATAAGAAAATGGATAACCTGATTCCTTATTATATGGATAATGTAAGAATCCGTTATTCGGGGAAAAATAATGCTTCGGGATATGCTTATGGACTTGATGCCAGATTATTTGGGGAATTTGTTCCAGGGGTAGATTCATGGTTGTCTGCGAGTTATGCCAGAGTATATGAAAACATTGACGGGCAGGGAGATATTCCTAGACCTACAGATCAAAGATTCAGATTTGCTATGTTCTATCAGGATTATATGCCGCAGTTTCCTTCTATGCGTGTGAATTTGACATTAACTTATGCAATGGGACTTCCGACAGGCGCGCCGGTTTTCACCAATCCATATACGTATCAAAAAACACTTCCTTCTTATAAAAGAGTAGATATCGGGCTTTCTAAAGTATTTATAGATTCTAAAAGTAAGAACAAGACGTATGGCTTCTGGGGCAACTTTGAAGAGTTGATTTTAGGAGTACAGGTTTTCAATGCATTTAATATCAATAATACAGTTGCTAACCAATGGATTACAGATTCCAGTACGAATTTAATGTATCCCGTTCCGGTGCGTCTTACTGGGCGTTTCTTTAACGTAAAACTTGAATTTAAAATTAAATAA
- the kdsA gene encoding 3-deoxy-8-phosphooctulonate synthase has protein sequence MIQYLDNIQHKDSKNFFLIAGPCIIEGEDMALRIAEKVIEITNKYNIPYIFKGSFKKANRSRVDSFTSIGEEKSLEILKKVGETFNIPTTTDIHENEHAALAAQYVDVLQIPAFLVRQTDLLIAAAKTGKCVTLKKGQFLSPESMKFAVQKITDSDNQKVAIIERGNSFGYTDLIVDYRGIPTMREYAPVILDVTHSLQQPNQNSGVTGGRPDLIETIAKAGIAVGADGLFIETHPTPETALSDGANMLRLDLLEDLLQKLTRIRESIL, from the coding sequence ATGATTCAGTATTTAGATAATATCCAGCACAAAGATTCAAAAAACTTTTTTCTTATCGCCGGTCCCTGCATTATTGAAGGAGAAGATATGGCACTTAGAATTGCAGAAAAAGTAATTGAAATCACTAATAAATATAATATTCCTTATATTTTTAAAGGAAGCTTTAAAAAAGCTAACAGAAGCAGAGTAGATTCTTTTACCAGTATTGGTGAAGAAAAATCTTTGGAGATCCTTAAAAAAGTAGGAGAGACCTTCAATATTCCTACCACTACAGATATCCACGAAAATGAACACGCTGCTTTAGCGGCACAATATGTAGATGTTCTTCAAATCCCTGCATTTCTGGTACGTCAGACAGATTTATTAATTGCCGCAGCAAAAACGGGAAAATGTGTTACTTTGAAGAAAGGACAGTTTTTATCTCCGGAATCCATGAAATTTGCAGTTCAAAAAATTACAGATTCTGACAATCAAAAAGTGGCGATAATCGAAAGAGGAAATTCTTTTGGATATACAGATCTGATCGTAGATTATAGAGGAATTCCTACAATGAGAGAGTATGCGCCTGTTATTCTGGATGTTACTCACTCTTTGCAGCAGCCTAATCAAAATTCAGGAGTCACCGGAGGAAGACCGGATTTAATTGAAACCATTGCTAAAGCCGGAATTGCAGTAGGTGCAGATGGTCTTTTTATAGAAACACATCCAACACCGGAAACAGCTTTATCTGATGGCGCTAATATGTTAAGATTAGATTTATTAGAAGATTTATTACAAAAATTAACAAGAATTAGAGAATCCATTCTATAA